From the Luteolibacter rhizosphaerae genome, one window contains:
- a CDS encoding helix-turn-helix domain-containing protein: MITDQQIPKIEEFRSWPALAFYVDALSRMSRGKVTCSSGDPAPADLCAAEAWSLSLPKNDGAWLIRVDRPKDPEGPLAWREPALIRMLSAMQENLGGPRTINHWPAAVRATWQLVTGHPCRPMTLAEVASCVGLSAGYLGEQFEKITGSSFKRILRDERMARACEMLEDSGQRIAEIAAKMGGLSLSQFNRSFVAATGISPTEWRRNYAVRKPAEYGPTPETS, translated from the coding sequence ATGATTACCGACCAACAGATCCCGAAGATTGAGGAGTTCCGCTCGTGGCCGGCACTGGCCTTTTATGTGGATGCCCTCTCGCGAATGAGCCGGGGCAAGGTAACCTGTAGCTCCGGCGATCCCGCTCCCGCCGACCTCTGCGCGGCGGAAGCATGGTCGCTTTCGCTTCCGAAGAACGACGGTGCATGGCTGATCCGTGTGGATCGCCCGAAAGATCCGGAGGGGCCCTTGGCTTGGCGCGAGCCCGCGCTCATTCGGATGCTGTCCGCAATGCAGGAAAATCTCGGCGGCCCCCGCACCATCAACCACTGGCCAGCCGCAGTAAGAGCAACTTGGCAACTGGTGACCGGTCACCCTTGTCGACCCATGACCTTGGCCGAAGTGGCCTCATGTGTAGGCCTTTCTGCAGGCTATCTTGGCGAACAGTTTGAAAAAATCACCGGCAGCAGCTTCAAGCGGATACTGCGCGACGAGCGCATGGCGCGGGCTTGCGAGATGCTGGAAGATTCCGGCCAGCGCATCGCCGAGATTGCAGCCAAAATGGGCGGACTTTCGCTGTCCCAATTCAACCGGAGCTTCGTGGCGGCGACCGGGATCAGCCCCACCGAATGGCGGCGCAACTACGCGGTGAGGAAACCGGCGGAATACGGCCCGACGCCGGAGACCTCGTGA
- a CDS encoding PA2169 family four-helix-bundle protein has translation MDTIPLHTSDSVRLQEVLTRYVDSRDGYLEASKLVQSTGLSETFSLIAQRRDLIASKVAALIEQQGTKPDEEGSVEAGIHRWWIRLREKMTGQDADAILAECVRGEQELARTLQAALEDEHTLEEHREVLSDALSEVKLAVRAFDSVIDS, from the coding sequence ATGGATACCATCCCGCTTCACACTTCCGATTCCGTTCGCCTCCAAGAAGTTCTCACGCGCTACGTCGATTCGCGCGATGGCTACCTTGAAGCTTCCAAGCTGGTGCAATCCACCGGCTTGTCCGAAACCTTCAGCTTGATCGCGCAGCGCCGCGACCTGATTGCCTCCAAGGTGGCTGCCCTGATCGAACAACAGGGCACAAAACCGGACGAAGAAGGCAGTGTGGAAGCGGGAATCCATCGCTGGTGGATCCGCCTTCGCGAGAAGATGACGGGCCAGGATGCCGATGCGATCCTTGCCGAGTGCGTGCGAGGGGAACAAGAGCTGGCCCGAACCCTCCAAGCGGCCTTGGAGGATGAACATACTCTTGAAGAGCACCGGGAAGTTCTCTCGGATGCCTTGTCGGAGGTAAAGCTGGCCGTGCGGGCCTTCGATTCGGTGATCGATTCTTGA